Proteins encoded together in one Deltaproteobacteria bacterium window:
- a CDS encoding GxxExxY protein has protein sequence MSKLLYEDLTYKIIGAAQEVYKELGPGYLESVYEDALCYELDLMNIAYQRQIELDVQYIRMLHLREGFEPIY, from the coding sequence TGAGCAAATTACTATATGAAGATTTAACTTATAAAATTATAGGAGCAGCACAGGAAGTGTATAAAGAACTCGGTCCTGGTTATCTGGAATCGGTGTATGAAGACGCTTTGTGTTATGAACTAGATTTAATGAATATCGCTTACCAAAGACAGATAGAATTAGATGTTCAATATATAAGAATGTTACATTTGAGAGAAGGTTTCGAGCCGATCTATTGA
- a CDS encoding GxxExxY protein — MRCSIYKNVTFERRFRADLLIENKVFVENKAIKMITKQDEAQLINYESTAETLYIDFLFSGHQAMLFDKLNRYSIKLNINCHE, encoded by the coding sequence ATTAGATGTTCAATATATAAGAATGTTACATTTGAGAGAAGGTTTCGAGCCGATCTATTGATAGAGAATAAAGTTTTTGTAGAAAACAAGGCAATTAAAATGATAACAAAACAGGATGAGGCTCAATTAATCAATTATGAGTCTACTGCAGAAACCTTATATATAGATTTTCTATTTTCAGGCCATCAGGCCATGCTCTTTGACAAATTAAATAGATATAGCATCAAGTTGAACATAAATTGCCATGAATT